The following proteins are encoded in a genomic region of Sulfurovum indicum:
- the metG gene encoding methionine--tRNA ligase: protein MSSCHKAYITTPIYYVNDIAHIGHAYTTIIADTLARYSRMTGLETFFLTGTDEHGQKIEESAKARGKSAQEYADEISATFRNLWDDFGISYDKFIRTTDADHMKGVQKAFKVMYDNGDIYKDVYKGHYCISCETFFPEIQLVDGEFCPECGKPTTVVEEESYFFRLSAYEEKLLKWYEENPECILPKSKRNEVIRFVEGGLEDLSITRTSFDWGVKLPEELNDPKHVMYVWLDALMNYVTALGYGTDEAKMDFWPARIQLIGKDILRFHAIYWPAFLMSLGLEMPKHIAAHGWWTRDGEKMSKSKGNVINPKEVADAYGLDNFRYFMLREVPFGGDGDFSQKALIDRINSDLGNDLGNLLNRLIGMSGKYFEGKVDSGNVSKYYQAELDEVEASLEKLEPLLFEMQIHRYLEELWRPLTVANKAIDKYQPWTLMKEGREEEAMALNGLIAAILAKVSVMLSPVMPEICSKIASALHFTIDNASWNHLCKAKGVLETFTIEKIPPLFPRIEEPLLVQATPEDVPAKSKKETKKAEKQETKKEKQKEEGVALIGIDQFFQTSLKVGTVIKAEEVPKSKKLLLLQVDLGEEAPRQIVAGIKEWYSAEEMLNTQVCVVANLKPAKLMGYKSEGMLLAAKDEDGLCMIRPEKPKKPGTPIG, encoded by the coding sequence ATGTCATCTTGCCATAAAGCCTATATTACTACCCCTATTTACTATGTGAACGATATTGCTCATATCGGCCACGCCTATACGACTATTATTGCCGATACATTGGCACGATACTCACGTATGACAGGTCTTGAGACCTTTTTCCTTACCGGAACGGATGAACACGGTCAGAAGATCGAAGAGTCTGCCAAAGCCAGGGGGAAAAGCGCCCAGGAGTATGCAGATGAGATCTCCGCAACGTTCAGGAATCTCTGGGATGATTTCGGTATCAGCTACGACAAGTTCATCAGAACAACCGATGCAGACCATATGAAAGGGGTACAGAAAGCTTTCAAAGTCATGTATGACAACGGTGACATCTATAAAGATGTCTATAAAGGGCACTACTGTATCTCCTGTGAAACTTTCTTCCCGGAGATCCAGCTTGTCGACGGTGAGTTTTGTCCTGAGTGCGGAAAGCCTACTACCGTTGTAGAAGAGGAGAGCTACTTTTTCAGGCTCTCTGCCTACGAAGAGAAGCTGCTCAAGTGGTATGAGGAGAATCCTGAGTGCATCCTGCCCAAGAGTAAAAGAAATGAAGTGATCCGTTTTGTAGAGGGGGGACTTGAAGACCTCTCCATCACCCGTACCAGTTTTGACTGGGGGGTAAAGCTTCCTGAAGAACTGAACGATCCCAAGCACGTGATGTATGTCTGGCTTGATGCATTGATGAACTATGTTACTGCCCTCGGATACGGTACAGATGAAGCCAAAATGGATTTCTGGCCTGCGCGAATACAGCTGATCGGAAAAGATATCCTGCGTTTCCATGCCATCTACTGGCCTGCATTTTTGATGAGCCTTGGTCTCGAAATGCCCAAGCACATCGCTGCACATGGATGGTGGACGCGTGACGGAGAGAAGATGAGTAAGTCCAAAGGCAATGTGATCAACCCCAAAGAGGTAGCCGATGCGTACGGGCTGGACAACTTCCGATACTTTATGCTGAGAGAGGTGCCATTCGGCGGTGACGGCGACTTCTCACAAAAAGCGCTTATTGACCGTATCAATTCCGATCTTGGCAATGATCTTGGAAATCTTCTCAATCGACTTATTGGTATGAGCGGAAAATATTTTGAAGGCAAAGTAGACTCTGGCAATGTTTCCAAATACTATCAGGCTGAGCTTGATGAAGTAGAAGCTTCACTCGAAAAACTCGAGCCTCTTCTTTTCGAAATGCAAATACACCGCTACCTCGAAGAGCTTTGGAGACCACTGACCGTTGCCAACAAAGCCATTGACAAATATCAGCCCTGGACACTGATGAAAGAGGGACGGGAGGAAGAAGCCATGGCATTGAATGGACTTATTGCCGCGATTTTGGCGAAAGTATCCGTCATGCTCTCTCCTGTTATGCCCGAGATCTGCTCAAAGATCGCTTCAGCACTTCATTTTACCATAGACAATGCAAGCTGGAATCACCTCTGTAAAGCCAAAGGAGTACTGGAAACATTCACAATTGAAAAAATACCACCTTTGTTCCCCCGTATAGAAGAGCCTCTTTTGGTACAGGCCACCCCCGAAGATGTGCCTGCAAAGTCTAAAAAAGAGACTAAGAAAGCAGAGAAGCAGGAAACGAAGAAGGAAAAGCAAAAAGAGGAAGGGGTTGCGCTTATTGGTATCGACCAGTTCTTTCAGACATCTTTAAAAGTCGGCACGGTGATAAAAGCGGAAGAGGTGCCAAAGAGTAAAAAACTGCTTCTTCTTCAGGTTGATCTTGGAGAAGAAGCACCTCGACAGATCGTTGCGGGCATCAAAGAGTGGTATTCTGCAGAAGAGATGCTCAATACCCAGGTCTGTGTCGTTGCCAATCTTAAACCGGCCAAACTGATGGGATACAAGAGTGAAGGTATGCTCCTTGCAGCCAAAGATGAGGACGGTCTATGCATGATCCGTCCTGAAAAACCGAAAAAACCGGGTACACCTATAGGATAA
- a CDS encoding GIY-YIG nuclease family protein encodes MYYVYIVQCADETLYTGIATDVERRLEEHNNSEKGAKYTRVRRPVMLVYSEALPDRSSALKREYAIKKKMNRKEKLQLIKSRLHAP; translated from the coding sequence ATGTATTATGTATATATCGTACAATGTGCGGATGAGACACTCTATACCGGTATTGCAACCGATGTGGAACGCCGCCTTGAAGAACATAACAACTCTGAAAAAGGAGCAAAGTATACCCGTGTCAGACGACCGGTAATGCTGGTTTACAGTGAGGCACTTCCCGATAGAAGCAGTGCGTTAAAACGAGAGTACGCGATCAAGAAAAAGATGAACAGAAAAGAGAAGCTTCAGCTCATAAAAAGTAGGCTGCACGCTCCTTAA